DNA sequence from the Syntrophorhabdaceae bacterium genome:
GCCTGGAGGCAACAGGAGAGACTGTCGCACAGTTGAGGGAGGTGCTGGAAAACCGCAAAGTGGACCCTGACATCGTCTTTACCCACACCCTGGCCGACAGCCACAATGACCACCGTGCAGTTCATAATATCGTCCTCGCAACCTTCAGAAAAAAACCAATCCTTTCATTTGCCGTAGTGAATTCTCTCATACGATCAGAGTTCAGGCCCAAGGTCTTTGCCGAAATTGGTCCCTATAGAAACGTAAAAAGGGAAGCACTGATGCGTCATGTTTCCCAGAGCACAAGGATCAACGAAGAGGCAATAGAAAATATCAATAAGGTCTTCTCTGCAGACCTCAGTCTCGATGAAACCGAACCTTTCGAGGTTATCCTTCAGGAAGGGGCAGAGGATCTGCTGTACCTGGTCCTCAGTCTAAACGATTGTCCTTTCCATAACTTTTGGTATCCCTTGCTCAGGGAACAACCCCTCGTTGTTATCCATTCAGTTCCCGTCTACAGAAAAACTATCCATTACGGTTGGACGGCAAATAAGGAGCAGGAGGGTATTGAGCTGCTCTATGAAACATTTTCAAGGATGTGGCATGACCGCCACCCCGTGACAAGCAAAAGTTCGGTCAACCCATCCGCGAATGGATATCTGCAAACCTCCAACATCCTTCTATGCGGGAGTTCGGCATCGAATCAGTTCATCAATAACCACTTTAACAATTTCAAAGGCATACGGTACATAACCGGGCACTCTATGCCCGATTACACAAATCTCGCGATCAACGACCTTGTCTCTTCGAAAAAGATCACTGCTCACTATGAAAAGGACGATTCCGGTAACTATATCGTAACAAAAGATTTTGGTATATTAACGGTTATGCGTAACCCGGTACGCGAAACGAGGAGCCTGATCGGTTGTATGGGCATCCACGGATTCGGAACCTTCGGGTGCCTGCGGGCCATCTGTGAAAGGGGGCTCCTGAAAGAATTGCTTCCATTTCTTGACTTTCCTCTGCTGAGCAAGGGGATACAGGT
Encoded proteins:
- a CDS encoding PIG-L family deacetylase yields the protein MNKPEINPASVPVALFVGAHPDDIEIGAGGTVAKLAGSGWDVWYCVLTSESDIAVAQARKMEAQNAAHTLGIKPDRVILLDLPDARLEATGETVAQLREVLENRKVDPDIVFTHTLADSHNDHRAVHNIVLATFRKKPILSFAVVNSLIRSEFRPKVFAEIGPYRNVKREALMRHVSQSTRINEEAIENINKVFSADLSLDETEPFEVILQEGAEDLLYLVLSLNDCPFHNFWYPLLREQPLVVIHSVPVYRKTIHYGWTANKEQEGIELLYETFSRMWHDRHPVTSKSSVNPSANGYLQTSNILLCGSSASNQFINNHFNNFKGIRYITGHSMPDYTNLAINDLVSSKKITAHYEKDDSGNYIVTKDFGILTVMRNPVRETRSLIGCMGIHGFGTFGCLRAICERGLLKELLPFLDFPLLSKGIQVLIEYDILNNVIGIDRKSLHIITP